The genomic DNA TATGTCGTGGGCTTCTCCATCAACATGATGACCATGTTCGGCATGGTGCTGGCCATCGGCATCCTGGTGGACGACGCCATCGTCGTCGTGGAAAACGTGGAACGCATCATGGCGACGGAAGGGTTGCCGCCCAAGGAGGCGACCACCAAGGCCATGAAGCAGATATCCGGGGCCATCGTGGGCATCACCCTGGTACTGTCGGCGGTGTTCTTCCCCCTGGGATTCATGTCCGGCTCAGTCGGTGTCATTTATCGGCAGTTCGCCATCTCGGTGGCGGTCTCCATTCTGATTTCCGGCTTCCTGGCCCTCACCATGACTCCCGCTCTGTGCGCGACCATACTCAAGCCGATCGTCAAGGGCGACCATGACGCCACAAGCGGATTCTTCGGCTGGTTCAACCGCAAGTTCGACAGACTCGGTGACCGATACCAGGGACTCACTTCCCGGCTGGTCGGCAAGACCGGACGGATGATGCTCATATATCTTATTCTGGTCGCGGCGCTCGGCTACGTGTACATGCGCCTTCCCTCGGCATTCGTACCCAGCGAGGACCAGGGATACATGGTGTGCAGCGTCCAGCTGCCTCCGGGTGCCACCTATCCGCGGACTCTGGCCCAGGTGAAGAAGATCGAGAACTTCTTTGCCAACACGCCTGCCATTGAAAACGCTTTTACCGTTCTCGGCTTCAGCTTCTCGGGCCAGGGCCAGAACGCGGCAGCGGCGTTCCCCATGTTCAAGGATTGGTCCGAACGCGGGGAGGGCGAAGGCGCCACCGATATCATCCTCAAGGCTAACATGGCGTTCTCCGCCTTGGACGACGGTTTTGCGTTCGCCGTGAACCCCGCCCCCATCGATGGATTGGGCAACACCGGCGGTTTCTCACTGCGGCTGGAAGACCGGTCCGGCGTCGGCCGCGCCCTGCTTGGCCAGACGGCGGGCATGATCTTGGGTAAGGCCAACCAGTCCCCGGTCCTGGCATATGCCCGGCTCGACGGCCTGCCCGACGCGCCCCAGCTTCGGGTCGAGATAGACCGCGACAAGGCCCAGACCCTGGGGGTGAGCTTCGGCGACATCAAGACCGTCCTGGCGAGCGCTTTCGGTTCGGCCACGGTCAACGATTTCGCCAACAACGGCCGTATGCAGAACGTCGTGGTCCAGGCGGACGCCAAGTTCCGCCGCAGCCCGGAGAGCCTGGCCACCCTGTATGTTCCCAACGCCAACGGCGATCAGGTGCCGCTCACCTCGGTGGTCAACACCAAGTGGGAAATCGGCCCGGTTCAAGTCGTTCGCTACAATGGGTACCAGAGTTACAAACTAACCGGTAACGCCGCCCCGGGCTACAGTTCCGGCGAAGTCATGGGCGAGATGGAAAGAATTATGCAGGACTTGCCCAAGGGCATCAGTTATGAGTGGACCGAGCTCTCCTATCAGGAAAAGCAGTCCGGCTCTCAGGCTCCCATGCTCTTCACGCTGGCGCTGCTCGTGGTCTTCCTGCTGCTGGTCGCATTGTATGAAAGCTGGGCCATCCCGTTGTCGGTCATGCTCATTGTCCCCATCGGCGCTCTCGGGTCCGTCCTCATGGTCACGGCCCTCGACATGAGCAACGACGTGTACTTCAAGGTCGGCCTCATCACCATCATCGGTCTGGCATCCAAAAACGCCATTCTGATCGTGGAGTTCGCCAAGGACCTCTATGCACAGGGAATGGGGCTCAGGGAATCAGCCGCCGAGGCGGCTCGGCTGCGCTTCCGCCCCATCATCATGACCTCCATGGCCTTCATCCTGGGCGTCATCCCTCTGGCCATCGCCACCGGAGCCGGTGCCGCCAGTCAGCGGGCCATCGGCACGGGGGTTATCGGCGGCATGATCAGCGCTTCGGTACTCGGCATCATCTTCGCGCCGGTCTTCTTCGTGGGAGTGCTCTCTCTGGTAAGACGATTCCGGTCCGGGCGGAAGGCCGATACAGGCACTGAGTAGGTGCAGAGCAGCCTGCCTGAAGCTTAGGCTTTGTCAAAACGGCTTCGACGGGATAAGCTGGGTGCAGCGTCCCGTCGAAGCCACAAGATTTATGATATCAAGAGAAGACCATGAATATATATGCCCTATTGGTGGATGACGATCTCGACCTCGCCGCCTCGCTTATGGAATACCTGGAGTTGGAGGGGGTCACCTGTGACCATGCCGCCAATGGCGTGCACGGCCTGCAACTGGCGCGCGAAAACAAATATGACGTCATCCTGCTCGACGTCATGCTCCCCAAGCTCAACGGGCTCTCGGTCTGTTCCCGGTTGCGCCGCGACGGCTTCGACGTGCCGGTGTTGATGA from Pseudodesulfovibrio thermohalotolerans includes the following:
- a CDS encoding efflux RND transporter permease subunit, producing the protein MSDFFINRPNFAWVVAIFISLAGILAIPSMPMEKYPSVAPPQISIQLVYPGASAQTLTDTVVSQIEEELNGAKGLLYYESTSYSNGTAEITVTFEPGTDPDFAQVDVQNRLSNAESSLPQAVVDQGIGVEQTSAGFLMVYALTYTENHGQDPQALADLMARNVNNEIRRVEGVGKVQFFAAESAMRIWVDPQKLLSYGLSISDVNQAITAQNVQVPAGSFGSRPGNLDQELSATLLVRGMLQTPEEFGRIILHADVDGSVVHLSDVALVEVGPESYNSQSRLNGHEAAAAAVQLAPGGNALGTVERVRARLDEIQQTLPDGVKVVIPLDTSKFVDVAIEKVVHTLVEAIVLVFLVMFLFLQNFRYTLIPSIVVPVCLLGTFGVMYVVGFSINMMTMFGMVLAIGILVDDAIVVVENVERIMATEGLPPKEATTKAMKQISGAIVGITLVLSAVFFPLGFMSGSVGVIYRQFAISVAVSILISGFLALTMTPALCATILKPIVKGDHDATSGFFGWFNRKFDRLGDRYQGLTSRLVGKTGRMMLIYLILVAALGYVYMRLPSAFVPSEDQGYMVCSVQLPPGATYPRTLAQVKKIENFFANTPAIENAFTVLGFSFSGQGQNAAAAFPMFKDWSERGEGEGATDIILKANMAFSALDDGFAFAVNPAPIDGLGNTGGFSLRLEDRSGVGRALLGQTAGMILGKANQSPVLAYARLDGLPDAPQLRVEIDRDKAQTLGVSFGDIKTVLASAFGSATVNDFANNGRMQNVVVQADAKFRRSPESLATLYVPNANGDQVPLTSVVNTKWEIGPVQVVRYNGYQSYKLTGNAAPGYSSGEVMGEMERIMQDLPKGISYEWTELSYQEKQSGSQAPMLFTLALLVVFLLLVALYESWAIPLSVMLIVPIGALGSVLMVTALDMSNDVYFKVGLITIIGLASKNAILIVEFAKDLYAQGMGLRESAAEAARLRFRPIIMTSMAFILGVIPLAIATGAGAASQRAIGTGVIGGMISASVLGIIFAPVFFVGVLSLVRRFRSGRKADTGTE